Proteins encoded by one window of Tamandua tetradactyla isolate mTamTet1 chromosome 24, mTamTet1.pri, whole genome shotgun sequence:
- the LOC143668478 gene encoding dolichyl-diphosphooligosaccharide--protein glycosyltransferase subunit 4-like, translating into MIMDMQFAIFANVLGMLLFLLVILYHYVAVNKPKKQD; encoded by the coding sequence ATGATCATGGACATGCAGTTTGCCATCTTCGCCAACGTGCTGGGCATGTTGCTCTTCTTGCTTGTCATTCTTTATCACTATGTGGCTGTCAACAAACCCAAGAAGCAGGACTGA